The Synechocystis sp. PCC 6714 genome includes the window TACGCCTTGGTGGGTTGCACCGTTGCTCCCGGCTTTGATTTTCAAGATTTTGAGTTGGCAAACAGAGAAGATTTACTCAATATGCATCCCCAATCCGCCGACATTATCCACCAGCTAACGAGGCAATAGCCCAAAAGTCTTGAAGCCGCAAACTGTCCTGTTGTCCAACCGTCTATCTCTAAGCTGAGGCATAGTGCCCACTGCTCACCTACGTTAACTTGGGGATTCAAATTTAGTAAAAATTGGAATCTAAATCCTGCCCCCAGAACTATTTTGAGTGGTTGTTGATAAAACTTAATGAATTTTTTTGAAGCTGAATGGCTTTTTCCTCGCAAAAGTGCCCCCCGTGCGTAAAATGGGGACTAAAGTTTTGTCATGTCCTGACGAAATTCGCTAACAGGAGAACTCAATACCAATGGCTGAATCTAACCAAGTTGTACAAGCCTACAACGGCGATCCTTTTGTGGGGCACCTTTCCACCCCCATTTCCGATTCCGCTTTCACCCGCACTTTTATTGGCAATTTGCCCGCCTATCGTAAAGGCCTTTCCCCCATCCTCAGAGGTTTAGAAGTGGGTATGGCCCATGGCTATTTCCTCATCGGCCCCTGGACTTTACTTGGTCCCCTGCGGGATTCTGAGTATCAGTACATCGGCGGATTGATCGGGGCTTTGGCGTTGATCCTAGTGGCCACCGCCGCCCTGAGTAGCTACGGTCTAGTTACTTTCCAGGGGGAACAGGGTACGGGAGACACCCTCCAGACTGCCGATGGTTGGAGTCAGTTTGCCGCTGGCTTCTTTGTTGGTGGCATGGGCGGAGCTTTTGTTGCCTACTTCCTATTGGAAAACCTCAGCGTTGTTGATGGGATTTTCCGGGGTCTATTTAACTGAATAACCTTTAAACTGTTTTGACTTTGCCGTTCAATCACGGCCCAAGCTTACAATCACTCAATAAATAAGGAGTATTAACTCATGGACGGTTCCTATGCTGCATCCTACCTGCCTTGGATTCTCATTCCCATGGTGGGTTGGTTATTCCCCGCTGTGACTATGGGGTTGCTTTTCATTCACATTGAGAGTGAAGGTTAGTTAGCAAATTTGAAGACTAATTAATTGTCTTTTGTTTGAAAATGCCTAACCATCTCTGGGTGGGTCAGGATTTCTCCGTTATGGCGGAGAATTGGGCATTTTAATTTGTTACTCCACCATTGGGTGGGGTATTTTTTTAAGGATAAAGTTTGGCATGGTGAATTGTTCTGTTAGCTCTAATCCCAAACAATCCCTGGAGCGGGGCCAGTGGGTGAAACTAATTTGTGGG containing:
- a CDS encoding photosystem I reaction center protein subunit XI; this translates as MAESNQVVQAYNGDPFVGHLSTPISDSAFTRTFIGNLPAYRKGLSPILRGLEVGMAHGYFLIGPWTLLGPLRDSEYQYIGGLIGALALILVATAALSSYGLVTFQGEQGTGDTLQTADGWSQFAAGFFVGGMGGAFVAYFLLENLSVVDGIFRGLFN
- a CDS encoding photosystem I reaction center subunit VIII, with the protein product MDGSYAASYLPWILIPMVGWLFPAVTMGLLFIHIESEG